In the Posidoniimonas corsicana genome, one interval contains:
- a CDS encoding biotin/lipoyl-binding protein has protein sequence MATLAESLVSSSSRALAIRVRPDLQARRQKYQGNVYWVVKDPIALQYFRFEEEEFAILQMLDGESSLEEIADRFEAEFPPQTIRAEELQQFIGMLHRSGLVLANAGGQGEQLKKRRDERKKKELVGKMSNILSVRFKGIDPEWILNALYSFPPVRWFFSVPAMILCLLLVAAAATLVLVQFDVFYARLPDFQGFFAQKNWLLLAVVLGCTKILHEFGHGLSCKHFGGECHEMGVMFLVLTPCLYCNVSDSWMLPNRWHRAAIGAAGMYVEVVLASICTFIWWFTDPSSMLNNICLNIMFVSSVSTILFNANPLLRYDGYYILSDVLEIPNLRQKASSILTRKLGKWCLGLEEPDDPFLPKRNQGWFAAYTVASAVYRWVVVLSIIYFLNKVFEPYGLKPLGQAIAAMAIYGMLVMPLVKLYKYFKVPGRMAKVKKLRMLASFAIAGAVIAGVLLIPLPSAVFCPAELKAHAPADVYTETPGILTSIDVQPGQVVRAGDRLATLSNVDNELKIERLRGQIEQYTAQMENLSRMSLSQADAAEQREEVREMLEATQEQLANAEKDAARLIIRAPADGIVLPPPYKGPQPTDDYQLSDWHGTPLDEKNLGATLPISTHLCQIYNPDRLEALLVIDESEETDTLADRQVELLFNQSTDFTFVSRVNEVSNKTMKTTPPRLSSLSGGEVPTEMDASGVPRPMTPHVSADALLIKQADLPPDAREAFELLRVGLTGKAKIHTEPKTLGQRMWRYLSRTINFEL, from the coding sequence ATGGCCACCCTCGCTGAAAGCCTGGTCAGCAGCTCGTCACGGGCGCTCGCGATCCGCGTGCGGCCCGACCTGCAGGCGCGGCGGCAGAAGTACCAGGGCAACGTGTACTGGGTGGTGAAAGACCCGATCGCGCTGCAGTACTTCCGGTTTGAGGAGGAGGAGTTCGCGATCCTGCAGATGCTCGACGGCGAGTCGAGCCTGGAGGAGATCGCCGACCGGTTCGAGGCCGAGTTCCCGCCCCAGACCATCCGCGCCGAGGAGCTGCAGCAGTTCATCGGCATGCTGCACCGCAGCGGATTGGTGCTGGCCAACGCCGGCGGCCAGGGAGAGCAGCTCAAGAAACGCCGCGACGAGCGCAAGAAGAAAGAGCTGGTCGGCAAGATGTCCAACATCCTGTCGGTCCGCTTCAAGGGGATCGACCCGGAGTGGATCCTCAACGCGCTGTACAGCTTCCCGCCCGTGCGGTGGTTCTTCAGCGTGCCGGCCATGATCCTGTGCCTGCTGCTGGTGGCGGCGGCCGCGACGCTGGTGCTGGTGCAGTTCGACGTGTTCTACGCGCGGCTGCCCGACTTCCAGGGGTTCTTCGCGCAGAAGAACTGGCTGCTGCTGGCGGTGGTGCTGGGCTGCACGAAGATCCTGCACGAGTTTGGCCACGGCCTGTCGTGCAAGCACTTCGGCGGCGAGTGCCACGAGATGGGCGTGATGTTCCTGGTGCTCACGCCCTGCCTGTACTGCAACGTGTCCGACAGCTGGATGCTGCCCAACCGCTGGCACCGGGCGGCGATCGGCGCGGCGGGCATGTACGTGGAGGTGGTGCTGGCGTCGATCTGCACGTTCATCTGGTGGTTCACCGACCCGTCCAGCATGCTGAACAACATCTGCCTGAACATCATGTTCGTCAGCTCGGTCAGCACCATCCTGTTCAACGCCAACCCGCTGCTGCGGTACGACGGCTACTACATCCTCAGCGACGTGCTGGAGATCCCCAACCTGCGGCAGAAGGCCAGCAGCATCCTGACCCGCAAGCTCGGCAAGTGGTGCCTGGGCCTGGAGGAGCCGGACGACCCGTTCCTGCCCAAGCGGAACCAGGGCTGGTTCGCGGCTTACACGGTCGCCTCGGCCGTGTACCGCTGGGTCGTGGTGCTGTCGATTATCTACTTCCTGAACAAGGTGTTCGAGCCGTACGGCCTGAAGCCCCTGGGGCAGGCGATCGCGGCGATGGCGATCTACGGCATGCTGGTGATGCCGCTGGTCAAGCTCTACAAGTACTTCAAGGTCCCTGGGAGGATGGCGAAAGTGAAGAAGCTCCGCATGCTGGCCAGCTTCGCGATAGCGGGCGCGGTGATCGCCGGGGTGCTGCTCATCCCGCTGCCGTCGGCCGTGTTCTGCCCCGCCGAGCTCAAGGCCCACGCGCCGGCCGACGTCTACACCGAGACGCCCGGCATCCTCACGTCGATCGACGTCCAGCCGGGCCAGGTGGTCCGCGCCGGCGACCGCCTGGCGACGCTGTCGAACGTCGACAACGAGCTGAAGATCGAACGCCTGCGCGGGCAGATCGAGCAGTACACCGCGCAGATGGAGAACCTGAGCCGCATGAGCCTGTCGCAGGCCGACGCGGCCGAGCAGCGCGAAGAGGTCCGCGAGATGCTCGAGGCCACCCAGGAGCAGCTGGCCAACGCCGAGAAGGACGCAGCGCGGCTGATCATCCGCGCGCCCGCCGACGGCATCGTGCTGCCCCCGCCCTACAAGGGCCCCCAGCCGACCGACGACTACCAGCTTTCCGACTGGCACGGCACGCCGCTCGACGAGAAGAACCTCGGCGCGACGCTGCCGATCTCGACCCACCTGTGCCAGATCTACAACCCCGACCGGCTCGAGGCGCTGCTTGTGATCGACGAGTCCGAGGAGACCGACACCCTGGCCGACCGGCAGGTGGAGCTGCTGTTCAACCAGTCCACCGACTTCACCTTCGTCAGCCGCGTGAACGAGGTCAGCAACAAGACCATGAAGACCACCCCGCCGCGGCTCTCCAGCCTGTCGGGCGGCGAGGTGCCCACCGAGATGGACGCCTCTGGTGTGCCGCGGCCCATGACGCCGCACGTGTCGGCCGACGCGCTGCTAATCAAGCAGGCCGACCTCCCCCCCGACGCCCGCGAGGCGTTCGAGCTGCTGCGGGTGGGACTGACCGGCAAGGCCAAGATCCACACCGAACCGAAGACCCTCGGCCAGCGGATGTGGCGTTACCTGTCGCGGACGATTAATTTTGAGCTGTAG
- a CDS encoding type II toxin-antitoxin system RelE/ParE family toxin, with the protein MSYSVFVTEEAQRQLLSSAVWWAQHRSVEQAERWLAGFESSIAGLSENADRHLLAAEDGSFDFDLRQLNFGVSGKPTHRALFRIHGSVVEVLAVRHLSQRDLKSGDL; encoded by the coding sequence GTGAGCTACTCGGTTTTCGTTACCGAGGAGGCCCAGCGTCAGCTGCTGAGTTCTGCCGTCTGGTGGGCCCAACACCGCAGTGTCGAACAGGCCGAGCGTTGGCTTGCTGGGTTTGAGTCGTCGATTGCAGGGCTCAGCGAGAACGCCGACCGGCATCTGCTCGCCGCCGAGGATGGCAGCTTCGACTTCGACCTGCGTCAGTTGAACTTTGGCGTTAGCGGCAAGCCCACGCATCGCGCCCTTTTCCGGATCCACGGTAGCGTGGTCGAAGTCCTGGCGGTGCGGCACCTCTCTCAGCGGGACCTTAAGTCAGGCGATCTCTGA